In Shumkonia mesophila, the genomic stretch GATGGCAAGGTTGTGGTCTACAACGCGACCAACCCGAAAACGGCGGACAGGATAATCGACGCCTTCAAACAGAAGCACCCCGGCATCGCGGTGGAGGCGATCAATGCCGGCGTCGGCGAGTTATTCACCCGGATCACGAGTGAAAAGGCCAATCCGCAAGGCGACGTGCTGTTGGGTGCCAGCGTCGAGGCCTTCGATTCCGCGATCGAACTTTTCGCGCCATACACGACCAAGGAAGACAGCCATTTCGACCGCGCGGTCGTCGCCAAGGGCCATGAGTACTATGGGTTCTCGATGCCCTTGCAGGCCCTGATGGTGAACCGCAAGCTGTTGCCCGAACCGGGCGGTCCGAAAAGCTGGGCCGATCTCGCCAAGCCGGAATTCAAAGGCAAGATCATCATGGCCAACCCGGCGCTGTCGGGATCGGCCTATGCGCAGCTTGCCCAAATGCTTCAACTGCACGGCTGGGACATCATCGACAAGATCATCGAGAACACCACCTTCGTGACATCCTCAAAGCTGGTCTATCAGAACGTCGCCAAGGGCGAAAATGCCATCGGCATCACGGGCGATTACAACGTTGTCGAGATGCGCGAGAAGGGCTACCCGGTGGATTGCGTCTATCCGAGCGAAGGGACTGGCCTGCGTTTCGACGCCAACGCCCTGATCAAGGGTGGCCCCAACCCGGCAAATGCCAAGCTGTTCGCCGATTTCGCGAACTCACGCGAAGGGCATGAAATCATGGTGAAGACCGAGAAACGCCGGTCCGTGCGCAAGGACGTCGTGGCGCCGGTCGGTCAGATGGCTACGGCTGATGTCCCGACCTTCGCCTACGATGCGAAGAAGGCGGCCGACGGCCGTGACGCTGCCCTGGCCAAGTTCGACAAAATCTTCAGTAGCAAGTGACGTCCAGACGACCGCGAAAGCCATACCAATGCATCTAGAAGCTTTCACGCTGGCGAAGAATCCGAACGATGCGGCCCGGAACGAGGATCGATATGTCGTCGTTCCGGGCCGCGCCTATGCTGTTATCGACGGGGTCAGCGACAAGACCGGTTTGCGCTACAAAGGCCTGACCGGCGGCCAAGCGGCCGGCCAAGCGGTCGAGGAGATCATCCGCGAGGTCTGCCGTATCGAACGTCCCGAAACCATTGAAGCCGACTGGCTGTCCGCCCGCCTGCAGGACCGCTTTCGCACTCTTCTCGATGAAATGCGCACTTCCGGAACATCCAAGGCGCCGCCGGCCGCCTGGTTCGGGGCCCAGCTCGCGCTGGCCCTGGAGGGGCGGACGACGTTTCGCTTCATCATCATCGGGGACTCCGGGCTGCGGCTCAACGGCCGCGAGGTTTACCGTTTTCGCCAGCCGTTGGACGACATCTGCGCGGCGGTCCGCAAGGCGGTATGGAACCACCTGGGCGCCCGGGGGGTGCCCGCTGCGCTCAAGAACGAAATCGCCCGTGCCTATACGGTCGAGGGTCTGGCCGCCGTCCTTCCGCGATGGACGGACTGGATCGACGAAGGAATCCTCCCGGAATTGCGACAGAAGGCTGTCGCGGATGCGGCGCGAATCCAGCGCGAGCTTGACCACGCCATTATCGAAAGGGCCGTGCTCGGCGGGTTGAGGGAGCAGAACCTCTACGTCAACCGTATTCATCCGCTCGGCTCACCCTGCATCAACGGTTTTCCCATTCCACACGAATTCATCATGCAGTTCGATCGGAACATCGACGACGTCGAGACCATCGAGCTTTTTACCGACGGTTATTTCGGCTACCCGAATGGAACGCGCATTGCCGATTGGGAAGAGCATCTCGCCAGGATCGAGGCCGTCGACCCCGAAAAAACCGGCGACTATGCCAGCACCAAGGGATCCGCCAACGGTCTTTTCACCGACGACCGTACCGTCCTGATCCTGCGGCGCGCCTTATGCCCCGTGGAAAGGAGTG encodes the following:
- a CDS encoding extracellular solute-binding protein, which codes for MMKKLSALALVAGALVLGGASGAFADGKVVVYNATNPKTADRIIDAFKQKHPGIAVEAINAGVGELFTRITSEKANPQGDVLLGASVEAFDSAIELFAPYTTKEDSHFDRAVVAKGHEYYGFSMPLQALMVNRKLLPEPGGPKSWADLAKPEFKGKIIMANPALSGSAYAQLAQMLQLHGWDIIDKIIENTTFVTSSKLVYQNVAKGENAIGITGDYNVVEMREKGYPVDCVYPSEGTGLRFDANALIKGGPNPANAKLFADFANSREGHEIMVKTEKRRSVRKDVVAPVGQMATADVPTFAYDAKKAADGRDAALAKFDKIFSSK